In the genome of Ictalurus punctatus breed USDA103 chromosome 3, Coco_2.0, whole genome shotgun sequence, the window AAGCCACTTTGAAGTATCCTACATTAGTTCGAGAGCCATCAATAGTGACGGTCACCTTATAGCGATAACCTAAAAGGGAAAAGGATTTTATCATCAACAGACATCTGTCAAGTATTGTTCTTCATATGCAGTCCTACAGGAATAACTGGTTACATCCATTATAGAGTGCCTTTAtagtaaagtaaataataatattaattggATGCATTTTACATGATGGTTTAAAAGTAGTGTTGACACTAGTTCACCTTGTCTTCCATCTAACAGTAAGAATAATGAAACTGGAATAAATATACAGAGCAGCATGCAAGGTGGGAAATAGCAAATTGTGAACACGGATTCATTTGCTTTTGTGAAAACTGGCTAGCAGGCCAAATCTGTTTCATAAGCTCATGTTTTTGAATTACATTGCAATGATTAAGTGCCTAGTTTGTTAGCACAAAGGCACATGAAGTTAGCTAGGTttcatatttcaaaataaacagacaacaTAGACCTAATGCAAAAATTGACCTTTCAGTGGGCTAAAAAACTCCCAAAAATCTACAGTTGGTAGTCTGTAAAAATGGTTAGCTATGAGACATGCATTTAGTTTCACATGTAAGCAGCTGTATAGTGAGGGTGGTAAGTGCAAATATGTACGTGAGAAGGGCCGAGCATAGCCTGTGTTCAGTTGGAACTTCATCTTATCCACTCCATTGGGCACTTTAAATTGGTCAGCATGGTGTCCCATGAAAGGACATGAACTGTTGGAAGCACATGGGAAGCAATGCCCCTAAAAGGGAAATTTAGCAAAAACCATTTATCTTCAAGAAGTACGTgctctttatattttatatagaacTAATTTCTGATTTCACTCCTTAGCAGGAATCTTTTCTCTGttctattgaaaaaaaatgttcaaggtttttatttatttatttatttatttatttattacatacagtgctctgatttcttctgtttttatgtatatctcatactaaattgttattCAATACCAACTGGatttctgtgaaaatgtattggccccatagttactaattccccaaatctatgaaacttaCCCAGtcttacacagtaacacactatgccaaaattgaaagaaattccagaaatgatgaggaagaaggtgattgaaatacatcagtctgggaagggttacaaagctatttcaaaggctctgggactccaaagaaccacagtgagagccattgtctccaaatggaaaaactcggcacagtagtaaaccttcccagaagtggccaaccttccaaaattcttcccagagcacagcaatgactcatccagcaaTTCACAAAAGAGACAAGGACAATATCAAAAGagctacaggcctctcttgcatcaataaaggtcactgttcatgactccaatatcagaaagacactgggcaaaaatggcatccatagaagagtggtgaggcgaaaaccactgctaacccggAAGAACATTAAGggtcgtctgaattttgccaaaacacacattgatgatcctcaaaccttttgggagaatgttctgtggattgatgagtcgaaagttaAACTGTTTGGAAAACAGGGGTCCCGTTCCAtttggcgtaaaccaaacacagatttccacaaaaagaacatcatgcctatggtcaagcatggtggtggaagtgcaagggtgctttgctgcttcagggcctaagaaacttgcaataattgaaggaaacatgaactctgctctctaccagaaaatcctaaaggagaatgtccggtcttctgTCTGTAAATTGACACTCAAGCACAACTCGATTATGCAgcgagacaatgatccaaatcacaggagtaagtcctggtcctagaagtaagtgaaagactgatctccagttatcggaagcatttttttatacacaaaaacagaagaagtcAGTTGAACAACAACCAGCAGTCCCTCAGGAGATACAGTCATACAAGATCCTGTCCTATGTCTGCTGGACTGTTTTGCTTATCCCAACCTTAGAGGAAATGTTATTAGCAAGGACCGCTGCAGAAAGaaagttcataaaaaaaaagttctaaataGAAACGGTTCACATCCATATCAGTGGCATGTGTGGTAACAGGTTCTGCACCTTTTCACTACCACTTCAAAAAGTCTAAAGCCAGTCTAAAACCAGTAATATTTACAGGTGTTCTCTAGATTAGCACTTTTAAGTGACACAAAATTGAGGCACAATAACATCAAAGATGTACAGTAGCTAAGCAGTTTAAGGTCCTTGCTCAAAAGCCCAACATTGGCAGCCCTGGGATTTACATGTACAGCCCTTCAGTCACAAGTACAGACATTAACTCCTTGAccacttattttattaaatcagGAATGATAAATATGTCTAATTCTGCTTATTCTTGCAATTGTTCATCTTACTCAGACTGCTTACTTACAGACTCAAACATGGTCTTGTTGGAACAGGGGTATCCTAGAAAGCCTTTGGGGTTTAGGATGCTATCACTGTAGTACTTGTAGGCTCTCAGATGATTGCAACCAAAAAAGTCACGGATACCTAACaaaggggaagaaaagaaactcactaataataattacatcaaTAATCACAATTATCTATGAGATCAGGTTGATTATGCATATTAGAAGCCTGGAATATTATTAATATGGTGCCTCACCTTCCCAAATGCCATCAATGTCAACAGTTTCTGAGTTTATATTCTTTTCACAACCAAGCATGCTTTTACAACCAGGCATGCTTTCTCCTCCATTTGGGTAAAAGTCAAGGTGTCCAACAGCTTGAGACGTTCCAAGTCCTCAAAGGAAATGGAATATTTAACAATATGAGTGCAGACtgcattatatgtatatactttatattaatTTGGTCACTTTTTCTTACTGTGAGCTAAAGCACTTAAACACCAGACTTGCCAACAAATCTGTTACAAACAGTAAGTAAACAGAATCCTGTCCAAAATCTCACCAAGGCAGGGGATCATAGGAAGCGTATCTGTGTGAATGACGTCAACAAACAGGGCATCGCTGGGGTCCAGTCTTACCAGAGGAGGACAGCCCTGGAAATAAGGTTCAGCCGGGTCCAAAccttaaaatgaaacaaaagtatttgaaaAGATTTCTGGAAAGACACATTACACAACTTTTTTGTCCCTTCACAGTTATTCTTGGCTGTATTTACAAAATGTGTAGATATGATACACACTGTTCACAATTAAGTAATTTCTTATCATTTCtcttaaatatttatgtatcaGTGCAGCCCAATGGTAATACCTGTAATTCTTCCCAGCCCCGGTGTCCTTCGACCAGCCTCTGCAGCCATGTGTGCACCCAGGCTGTGCCCAATAATGTGCACATTTTCAGGATTCTGCTGGAAACTTTCCTGCAGTCATGTCAGTATATTTAGAtgggagatatatatatatatatatatatatatatatatatatatatatatatatatatatatatatatatatatatatataccagcAGAGGTTGACCAAATTGCCATATAAAACACAGGACACAAGTCAACAAATATggcaaacattttataaaaactttaaaatgacaaatataacagtaataataataataataataatagtatgtGCCACTCAAAAGAATTAGAGTACtgtaaaaacatgttttaaagGCAATccatttcatcttttatttatcactgaacaattacatttatatgtgTGAAActtatgtttttgttgttcgTGCTCCTGACGTGTCATGATTCCTGTTTTAAATGGCTGTGAGTGCAGGTGTTCAATTAGAAGCCGAACCAGTTACATACAGCACAGGGTTTAGGTCATTATAAAGTTGttatataatgaattattattttttatatgttttgaaaacaaaaaaaaactgtgaacaTCACAGACATACATAAGTCATCTATGAGTTATTTCTATCCAACTTACCTTAAAGATGGAAATCATATAAGCTATCTGAGCTCCGATCACTCGAATGTTATTCACTGCCTGTACGTACCCTGTCCTTGAACCAGATTTCCAGTCTATACAAATACAGTTTATATCCTCCAGGCTCAGCATAAGCTAAGAGACAGATATTATACATAAAGATTATGAAATCATAGActtgaaataaaagaaacaaagcaTTGCTAAAGTACCTTTAAGAATATACtgagataaaaataataagcatCAAACTTTAATACACTAGATACTGCTTTGGTTTTACCTTACACATGTCAAGAAGCCAATTTTCATCCCCTTTGTCGAGAAATCCATGGGTTATAAAACGAGTCTTTCTGCTTGGTCGATATGTAGACTCTGCAATGACATTTGTATTTGTACTGATTtcctggaagaaaaaaacaaaaaacaattaaacaattaagaaaatgtttatattatctCAAAAGAGATATCATTTTGATGCTACTCCTTAAATAATACTTTAGGGAGGCTATGTCACATTAAGAAACTCATTTTTGAATgaaaaggaaattctcttatatcatgtactctcataTTTTGGACTGTATTAAGACACCTTGGATACGGGGAATACTGGGTtgtagtttctgtttgtgtgtctctgtgctattaaatacctatgatgaatgtatacatttaattacctctttaaataagctgatcaactgccatctttcttatagctggcacatgtattttctgtctcttgaaaagacttattttcatagtgtgctgtgtgttttgttttgtctatctggCTGGCACCcgcaccagtagaaaccgtccacgcactgccgttatcaatgtgtataaatacttctgctctgcatgaataaagtgggatgtctgtgtgaacatgcatgaagtcagtgtgtgttcattttagacCCCCCAGGCCTGAACTCTGcagtaaaccacactttctagctcatagcagcacagaaataaaagttaatagatgtaatggtagaacaggctgaaagggctgacggaGGTCTGGaagacataatctgagatttggagattcctgagatacatggaaatccaacaatttggaaatcatACCCTGCTGGTCTCATATAAGCATCGGgagataattaattaaaatcacTTCACTTTAACATTCAAACATAAAGGATATTTATCAGTGATGTGATGATGTATTGACAAGAATTTATTCTACACCACAGGTTCCCAATCCTTGTCCTGGACTATCCAATTTCCTGCACATgctagtgttttccctgctttaACACAGCCACTTCAACTCAGAACGGACTGTTACTGTGCTCTAGACATCTCAACAAATTTGTGCTTATGCACCGAATATGTTTTGTACCTTTTAAGCCCTGTTTAGACTTTGAGTAGAATACAGAAGGGCACAATGCGTATTTGCATAGAAGTCAAGACTTACCTCGTAGCAATCAGTGTTCTGTTGTGTGAAAAGAAGAAAGCGGGCATTGTTCCTCTCAGGACTCCATGGTAGGCGTGCGATGGGTCTTTCAGTAGTGCCACTCCATGGAATCTCatcagaaaagcatcccagctTGTCAAAGCATACCTCTGCACCTGTCAGTCAATTCATACAAATGAAAACTAAAGATGTTGCTTCAGTGTGCAGAAGATTAACACCTGTTTTTATGGTTCATAAAGTTAGTGTCtcttttgaaatatttataggcacatactgtttttattttgcaacaatGTGGCAATTCTTTactgaaagtcaattaaattTGTTTGGTTCTTACCATATACCGCCCCAAAAAGGCAGTTTAAAAGTCCTCCAATCCATAAAATCCACATCTGAaatcataaaacaaaacatacttcAGCAGAATACAAATCAAACCATATCTGTTAAGCATCTaaactatacaaatatatactttAATGGTGACAGCAACCTGAGATATATTCCCCAGCTCCCtatatacctatatatatatatatgtgtgtgtctgtgttatttgtCTGTGAAAGGGAAAAGTCCAGGTGAAGAACTGGCACAAGTTGTTGcctaaataaacacctcctctGAGCTTTCCACTGTGATCTTTATTATCTACACAGGAAAAGATTTAACATAATGTACTATCTGAATTTGTAGGGTCACTTAGGGTCACCAGATGGACTCTGAATTTGATCATAGTCCGGTTTTGAGGTACTGACTGTCTGAAAGATTCTTGAAATAATATTCATTCGTTTTGTATGGCAAAACTGGGTTTTTCTGTCTCAATGTTGAACTCTCTACTTTATgaaactatatacatatattgtcATGTAAATAGCAGAGAAAGCGTAAGACTATGATTCCCATCAGCCGCTGCACCTAGTCACATGTCTGtttcacctgattcacatttggCTCTTTAGCACTTGTGTATAAATAGTCACATTCTGCACTGCAGGAGTTGTCTTGCATTGTTTGGTATGTCCATCTGTATCATGTTATTCTAGTCCGGTTTCATGTAAATCTTGATCTGTTTGCACCTTAATAAAACGTTTCAATTgtattctgcatttgcatccacctCTAAATCAATATTGTGACAGAacacaaaactgaaaacaatgGATGCAGCAGAAGAAGAGTCCAAGAGGCCCTTTATGAAAGGGAAAAACCAAGCTGGGAGAAGGAAGGGAGATTCTCCCTAATCAAACCCTATTGAGAATGGCTTGATGTGATGTACGTCATCAGGGCTCATATCAAGAaggagccttccaaccaggctgAAGTCATCTCCCACCCTTCCTCCCCTACTGTGGATCTCTTTCAGCCTGCCAAGTCAACGGAGAATAGCCTCCCTGCTTGACTGACGATGTCGttctgcctccctgctcagctgaaGATGTCGCTCATTTTCTCTGCTACGCGAAGAGCATCACTAACCCCTCTGGCCTCGTGGAGAACTTCGcttcccccctctggcctcggGGAAAACTTCACTACCCcctctggcctcacggagaactTCGCTCCCCCCTTGGTCTCTGACTTGAGCTTTGTTCCTCCCGCTGGCCGCTCAGTAGCCGTTGCTGCGCTTAAGCCAGGCCAGGGATATCACATCATCTGTCTGCGGTGTGGAAGTGACCACCCCACACCTGAACCTCAGAGAACACGTCAAGCATCCTCTGTCCAGCCCCGCAAGGGATGAGAGACAGTGGAACTCTGAAGTGCTTAGGGACATCTGGTCTGGGGGTCCTGGACCCACTCTCGAATTGATTACGTGCTTCGGAAGACTCGCGTTGGGGTGATCTGTCATGTAAATAACAGAGAAAGACTATGATTCCCATCAGCAACTGCACCTAGTCACATGTCTGTTTCACcttattcacatttattcacatttggCTCATTAGCACTTGTGTATAAATTGCACGTTAAGCACTGCATGGGTTGTCTTGCGTTGATTGGTATGTCCATCTATATTTTAGTCCTGGTTTCAGgtaagttttgttttgtgttttatttgcaccTTATTAAAGTTctattctgcatttgcatccgccCCTAAATCAATATCACGACCTATATATTTCTCACAAATTTTCTAGTGTCACGATCTTGCTGGGAGATGGCGCTGTGGTGATGACGTACACAGTCTGCTGGAGAGCAcgtgcacgtgcttgaagtgcgcatggacgctaaggctttgtttacaatggacatgtgcacttgttttggttcCTCTTCTGTCCCCGCCCGGTTCAGTTATTGGCGGAGGTGCGAGGGTGTGTTGTgaagtgttgccagctgtcagcaattcaggtaattgtgactggttatttaaactcGTCGCATTGCTGTGCACGTTGGGCAGTAATAGAGTAGAGAATAATAGATGAAAGACGGAATGTATAATGGTGCCAGGCGGTAATGTGTCCATGCTCTGTCTAGTTTCCTATTCCTAGTTCCAAGctctagttaaatgagtgttcaggccatagttaaatgagtgttcaggccatagttaaatgagtgtccAGGCCaaagttaaatgagtgttcaggccatagttaaatgagtgtccaggccatagttaaatgagtgttcaggccatagttaaatgagtgtccaggccatagttaaatgagtgttcaggccatagttaaatgagtgttcaggccatagttaaatgagtgttcatgccttagttaaacgagtgttgtCTGCtttagttaaacgagtgtttcatgcttaagtgtaaataaagacttttctcctgcgcttacttcctgtttgagtcCTGTTTCGTAACACCTAGGCTTTCTGTCTGCAAACATAATGCTGAGTAATAATAGTGTAGTAAAAGCTAGCTAGTTTATTGTGGTTTCCTCAAGCTGTGAATCTTAGACTTTGATCAAAGtgcaataatgaaataaaacagaagcCTGATCAACTCAGTTTGTAATCAAATTGTCTGCAATGCTCCtgcaccatcacaccatcatccAATCAGAGAAGAGTGCTTACACCCTATGTAAAGAAAACTTGATTGGGTACCCTAATGAAAACATGGGAAATTTAGCCAAAGAATTAATTAGTGGAAGGACGAACAGGCGAGCGAAGAGACAACAATGAAGCTCATGATTTAATGCAATGACTAACTTTTATCTCAGGTTATGAGGCTTATTTAATGCTATTGAATAaaattaatactttttttttttttgtaaactccCAATTCTTTGATAAAGTGTCTCTAATGTGTGCTTTGCCATAATCACATTTGGTTACAAATGTAGAGGTAGGCATGCAATTGCTTGTTCTGTTCGctaaaggtcattttaaaatagtttaagATCATTCACATGGAGATAATATACATAATAGTCAGGGATTCTTTAAATAGTTTATGGTGTAAATATTATGACTTATAATAATCTGCAAATCTTGTTTGCgcatattatattaaaataataggataataataatattacaaattatattattattattattattatttatgtgtaAAGATCTACATAAAGATcaagtaaaaatgtaatgtttttactAATGTTGGTGCCCACTGATATCTTATCAGAAAGGGTATTGCCCTTTCTTTTGCTTATGGAACCATGTGTTATGTTTCCACATCACCTAAGCAGTAATCACCTGATGGGCTAATGATTTACAGCAGGCTTGTTTGATTGTCCTCAAGCTGTTCGGAAACTGGCATGCCATAAAAGAGGCTCGTGCTCTAgatacactcttaaaaaaaaaacactgggtaaaaaacaacccaaattgggttattcTTAAACCAACGGCTGgataaatataggacagaacacattttgggttaaactaacccatcaagttgggttgtaaatgggttgtttttttaatccaatggatggtttcatttttataaaaatgctgggctaattttatttaataaatgggttaatattttcagggttaatTTTCCCCTTTGAAAATACCAAATATAATATATCGCATTtaatatatcacaatataaacaaatatgtcaccATGGCAtcttctttatttatacacaagaaggtgttcagaaatgtattgctagagctgctaaagtggtgtttatatatatagactttgaagtaaatgactcaaataagtcatatttaAGGTGAAaacgtcagattttgatcaaaggagacgtttaaaatATCCTTAAAAAACCCATGTGTAACCAACTTACAATCCAGTgagcattacaaacaagtaagccaacATGAACGAAGATAgcggtgcatttaatgtcacgtaaactggactgttatcgcacatttttgctttttctattGTACAGTAATGGGTTTggggataaatatattgatacgaaCCTTCACTCAGtcatgtgttaatttttaacacacctgtgtgtctagttaaggacaacacattttgtattgcttttaacacaatcagtgttttagtacatttaacacatgctatgtgttaaatatttccacacaaatatgtgttaaatataaacacaaaaataacacagatgtgttgtttatactttttttccctacaattatcctaaaatgctaTTTGTTTGCCTGCTAAAATgctactaaaatgctcacaaaattaACAAACAACTGCATTTcaaggtgacatttattaaaatcatttaaacagatGTAAGAATTAAAACTGAACATCTTCCGGTTCACGGTGTATGATTTTGGCCACGATTCTCagattttgagaatcctaaaatattcctataatcctaggaaAGAAATCTGAAGTCTCTGATCGCTAGTTTGACATATTCCCATaacccagctttttttttagagtGTCGACTTTAGCTGGATCTTAAAGTACACAGTAGGCTATTCCTTAACATATTGACAATAACAAGGTCTGTCATACGTCCAATTTCCGGAGAGGATCTGATGCTGTGAAACTACTGATGATCATATCCTCACCACACAAAATTGGATAGCTAGCTATCCAATTTTGTGTGGTTTCTGCAAGTCTGTTAGATAtctagctagatagatagagagacagacagacgtgcGGGAAAAGAACAACACCTCCAGCATTGTTTTAATGGCAGCGAAGAGTTTTAGATCAGTGCACACGGGCGCTTTGAGCCGGGTAGCCATTTCTTATGAAGCTGTCTCTCATAACATTGGGTTAATCATTAATATGATTAaaacatggaaataaatataaataaacttctATTTAGTTGCATTTTACATACACTGCCATGGAAGGCTGAGCCCGGTCAGTGGGGACATTTAAAGTTCAGGCTAATCCTGGTTGAAAATAGCATGAGTGTGGAAATGCCTGCACAGATTTAAATCTATGGAAACACGGGGAGAGTGCTTTCATTTAGAATGAGGTACATGCACACTACTGTAAGtttgtaattaaatattaaacttgTACCTAGGTACACCTTTaacagtaaaatataaattCCACAGACCACCTATCCACAGATTTATgagtcattccatctcaagtggtccaatacagGTTGCTTGACCTAATAAaatttttgagtgattacctctatgtatttttttttttaacttaattatAATGGCcttctttgtgtcatggcacataACAAAATTTGgctatacagctgtttacggaaacctcaatatctctaCTTATGATGAGCCTAGGACCGTGAGGGACAGATTTGATGAACCCTGATCTGTCATGTTGGTACAGGGTACAGTTTATATgtgtgaatagattttatccaaatatggaattacagtgttcagttggatgttttacaaatgaacattatttataggcctacttgtttttgagttattgaggtatTCAATTCAAGGGACCAGTCAAATGGCCTTGTAACTATAAAAactcaataataatataatagctatatattattacatatattattattattattattattattattatttaatattattattattattatagtgagTTGTGATTTCCACCTCTGTAactaaactaaaaaataaataataataaaaaaatccatttatgcTTCACAGACCCCTGGGGGTCCTCACGTTCCACTTTGGGAACCACTGCTGACAACAGACCTCTCCCCAGGTCAGGATAAACTTCATCAAGCTACACTGAGCATTAGGTCTTGTATGGGGTATTAGAGGCATTACTGACCTTTCACTGTAACACTGAGGTGATATACTGTATGGAGGCAATGTATGCAGAAtggctttataaataaacaggtaCCCATGGACATCTCTTCTTACACTGGGAAAAAGCCACCTCACCTATATGAAACACAGTGATGAGTATCACTAGTTATGAAACTGTGAACAGTTTCTATATGAAACACAGTGATGAGTATCACTAGTTATGAAACTGTGAACAGAATGATGTACACCATCAAGAGGTTTAAATACACAGAAAGcagtataatttataatatttaatattatatattatgttttGCACTCTCGACTGGTTTATTTACTCTTACTTATGCTTATGGTATGTGCTGTAACATTTAACCTATGTGTCTTATTTAACACTGGGAGTTTATATCAATCTTTATCCTTTATTTATCTTGCATCTTTAATTTGAGCTATAGTCTATAAGTGTTAAAGATTAACAAGCAAGGCAAACACAAGTATGTTTTATAaatttgtataatatttatactgtatattatgaaTGCCACTGTAGGCCTGCCTTTGGTTATTTATTCATCAATGTAGCccataat includes:
- the LOC108262195 gene encoding pancreatic triacylglycerol lipase, with the translated sequence MWILWIGGLLNCLFGAVYGAEVCFDKLGCFSDEIPWSGTTERPIARLPWSPERNNARFLLFTQQNTDCYEEISTNTNVIAESTYRPSRKTRFITHGFLDKGDENWLLDMCKLMLSLEDINCICIDWKSGSRTGYVQAVNNIRVIGAQIAYMISIFKESFQQNPENVHIIGHSLGAHMAAEAGRRTPGLGRITGLDPAEPYFQGCPPLVRLDPSDALFVDVIHTDTLPMIPCLGLGTSQAVGHLDFYPNGGESMPGCKSMLGCEKNINSETVDIDGIWEGIRDFFGCNHLRAYKYYSDSILNPKGFLGYPCSNKTMFESGHCFPCASNSSCPFMGHHADQFKVPNGVDKMKFQLNTGYARPFSRYRYKVTVTIDGSRTNVGYFKVALYGVDGNTRQYQIHNGTLSPGSTCELLIDVEKDVDELTRVKFIWNNNVLNPLLPKFGATQIIVQRGRDRKTFKFCGSEQVRNNVLQTLSPCQ